In Hallerella succinigenes, the following are encoded in one genomic region:
- a CDS encoding IS5 family transposase, with the protein MYRPPKSHAQTSLFCSLEEQLNHKHSLYVLANKIDWNKFETEFSKRFDDKMGAPNKPIRLMTGLIILKHIRNVSDESVVEQFQENAYYQYFCGERFFSTEQPCDPSELVHFRHMIGEAGMDMILKESILVNDDHDKQGPTGCGTVFLDTTVQEKNITFPTDAKLANKIIEQVQRIVEEHDLPQRQSYKRTLKKVHRDQRFRNHPKNGKKAHKADRRLKTIAGRLVRELERNLASKNLLNTYKEKIELFKKVLAQKKCDKDKVYSLHEPEVKCIGKGKEHKKYEFGNKVSIARSYSGIIVGAVSFRDEYDGHTIDDTLDHVEQMLGFRPSQAACDRGYRGQKESGTTKIVIPDVPKKNATYYQKEKAHKLFCKRAGIEPINGHLKSDHRMGRNFYKGIFGDMLNAKLAAAAFNFKRAMRRFFVLLEWLYCCFLCREGVNKNGEPPYPALAK; encoded by the coding sequence ATGTACAGACCGCCAAAATCCCACGCACAGACAAGCCTTTTCTGTTCCCTTGAGGAGCAGTTGAACCACAAGCATTCCCTCTACGTTCTCGCGAACAAGATTGACTGGAACAAGTTCGAGACCGAGTTTTCGAAACGGTTTGACGACAAAATGGGTGCGCCGAACAAGCCGATCCGTCTCATGACCGGGCTCATCATCCTGAAGCACATCCGCAACGTATCGGACGAGTCCGTCGTGGAGCAGTTTCAGGAAAACGCCTATTACCAGTATTTTTGCGGAGAACGGTTCTTCTCGACGGAGCAACCCTGCGACCCGAGCGAACTTGTTCACTTCCGGCACATGATTGGCGAAGCGGGCATGGACATGATCCTCAAGGAAAGTATCCTCGTCAACGATGACCACGATAAACAAGGACCGACAGGATGCGGCACGGTCTTTCTTGACACGACCGTGCAGGAAAAGAACATCACGTTCCCTACAGACGCCAAACTTGCGAACAAGATAATAGAACAGGTACAGAGGATCGTGGAAGAGCATGATCTTCCGCAAAGACAGTCCTACAAGAGAACCTTGAAGAAGGTCCATCGTGACCAGCGTTTCCGCAATCACCCGAAGAACGGCAAGAAGGCTCACAAGGCAGATCGCAGGCTGAAGACAATCGCGGGACGGCTCGTCCGTGAATTAGAGCGAAATCTCGCCAGCAAGAACTTGTTGAACACGTACAAAGAAAAAATCGAGCTTTTCAAAAAAGTTCTGGCACAGAAGAAATGCGACAAGGACAAGGTCTATTCGCTTCACGAACCCGAAGTAAAATGCATCGGCAAGGGCAAGGAACACAAGAAATACGAGTTCGGCAACAAGGTGTCAATCGCCCGGAGCTACAGCGGCATCATTGTCGGCGCGGTCTCGTTCCGGGACGAGTATGACGGACATACGATAGACGATACGCTTGACCATGTTGAACAAATGCTTGGATTCAGGCCGAGCCAGGCCGCATGCGACCGAGGCTACCGCGGACAAAAGGAATCCGGAACGACAAAGATCGTGATACCGGACGTCCCGAAGAAAAACGCGACTTACTACCAGAAGGAAAAGGCTCACAAGCTTTTTTGCAAGAGGGCAGGCATCGAGCCTATCAACGGCCACCTGAAAAGCGACCACCGTATGGGCAGAAATTTCTACAAGGGAATCTTTGGCGACATGCTCAATGCAAAGCTTGCAGCAGCGGCGTTCAACTTCAAGAGGGCCATGAGGCGCTTTTTTGTCCTGTTGGAATGGCTATACTGTTGCTTCCTTTGCCGGGAAGGGGTGAATAAAAACGGCGAACCTCCTTATCCTGCGCTCGCGAAGTGA
- a CDS encoding ORF6N domain-containing protein, protein MAKKTEKTDNSAPNPLMESGIGKMIQVIRGKQVLLDRDLATLYGVETKYINRAVKRNPNRFPDEFYFELTKEESLRCQDGTIKTGRGQHSKYSSYAFTEQGVAMLSAVLHSEKAIRVSIDIMKAFVAMRHFILQNGGFINRLSNVEAKDLEQDCRLTGHDEHLLDHDRKFDELFEAMDRGELKTKGLFYNNQEFDAYVFVCDLIRQAKKRIVLVDRYVTEKTLAMMLKREKGVSVTIYTYDKSKVLEMDLATYNEQYPDCPMQVLPSYGMHDRFLFIDDTAYHFGASLKDLGKNTFFFTQEDFTLDEVLKESQKIQAEKGAGQKI, encoded by the coding sequence ATGGCTAAAAAGACCGAAAAAACGGATAATTCCGCACCTAACCCGCTTATGGAGTCAGGCATCGGAAAGATGATTCAAGTCATTCGTGGCAAGCAGGTGTTGCTTGACCGCGATTTGGCGACGCTTTACGGGGTGGAAACGAAGTACATTAATCGGGCCGTAAAAAGAAATCCCAACAGATTTCCCGATGAGTTCTACTTCGAGCTGACAAAAGAAGAGTCTCTAAGGTGCCAAGATGGAACCATAAAAACTGGACGTGGACAGCATTCCAAATATTCGTCTTATGCCTTCACCGAACAGGGAGTAGCCATGCTTTCTGCTGTGCTGCATAGCGAAAAAGCCATCAGGGTCAGCATAGACATCATGAAAGCATTCGTGGCGATGCGTCATTTTATATTGCAAAATGGAGGTTTTATAAACCGGCTTTCAAATGTAGAAGCAAAAGATTTGGAACAGGACTGCCGCTTGACCGGTCATGACGAGCATCTGCTTGACCACGACCGTAAATTTGACGAACTTTTCGAGGCGATGGACAGGGGCGAGCTCAAAACCAAGGGCTTATTTTACAACAACCAGGAGTTCGATGCCTATGTATTTGTCTGTGACCTGATTCGCCAGGCAAAGAAAAGAATCGTACTTGTCGACAGGTACGTGACCGAGAAGACTCTGGCCATGATGCTCAAGCGGGAAAAAGGCGTTTCCGTGACAATCTACACCTATGACAAAAGCAAAGTCCTTGAAATGGACCTAGCCACTTACAACGAACAATATCCCGACTGCCCGATGCAAGTTCTGCCTAGTTACGGAATGCACGACCGATTCTTGTTCATAGACGATACGGCCTACCACTTCGGGGCTTCGCTCAAGGATTTGGGCAAGAACACGTTTTTCTTTACGCAGGAAGATTTCACGTTGGACGAAGTGTTGAAGGAATCGCAGAAGATTCAGGCAGAAAAAGGAGCTGGTCAAAAAATTTGA